The window AGCACGATGCCGCTTGCGACCTCACCCTCGCCGTTGAGCTCGGTGATGCCACGCCGCTCGTCAGGGCCGAGCTCGACGCGGGCGACGTCGCGCAGCAGGACCGGCGTGCCGTTACTGGTCTTGAGTACGATATTGCCGAGGTCGTTGATGCTCTTCAGATAGCCCTTGCCACGGATGACGTATTCGAACTCCGAGAGCTCGACGGTGCGGCCGCCGACGTCGGCGTTGCTGGCGCGGATCGCGTCGCGCATCTTCTGCATGGTGATACCGAGATCGCGCATGCGCTGCGGATCGAGGATCACGTTGTATTGCTTGACGAAGCCGCCGACGCTGGCGATTTCGGCGACGCCTTCGGCTTTCGCCAGCGCGAATTTCAGGTTCCAGTCCTGGATGGTGCGCGTGTCGGAAAGGTTCAACTCTTTCGACACTACGGCATATTGGTAGACCCAGCCCACACCGGTCGCGTCCGGGCCGATGGTCGGCGTCACGCCGGGGGGCAATCGCGAGGCCGCGCCGTTGAGGAATTCGAGCACGCGTGAACGCGCCCAATAGATGTCGGTGCCGTCCTCGAAGATGACGTAGACGAACGACACCCCGAAAAAGGAGAAACCGCGCACCACCTTCGAACGCGGCACGGTCAGCATCGCGGTCGTCAAGGGATAGGTGACCTGATCCTCGATCACCTGCGGCGCCTGCCCGGGATATTCCGTATAGACGATCACCTGCGTATCGGAGAGGTCCGGTATGGCGTCGAGCGGCAGATGGACGAGCGCGTAGATTCCGGCCGCGGCGGCAAAGCCTGTGCCGAACAGGACCAGCAGCAGGTTACGGGCCGACCAGGCGATCAGGCGCGCGATCATGGCGACTTCCCCCCGGAATCCAGGCCCTTGAGCGCGGCTTTGAGATTGCTTTCGGCATCGATCAGGAAATTCGCGGAGACGACCACCTTGTCGTTTTCAGCGAGCCCTTCCCTGATCTCGATGCGACCGTCGCCGCGGCGCCCAAGCTTGACCGCGCGCGGTTCAAAACGGCCGTCACCCTTGTCGAGAAGGACAATTTGCCGCTCGCCGCTGTCAAGGACAGCGCTGCTGGACACCGTCAAAACCGGGGTTTCCGCGCCGGTAGCGATTTCGACATCGGCATACATGTCCGGCCGCAGCACTTCGTCCGGATTTGGCAATTCGATTCTGATCCGCGCGGTCCGCGTCTCCGCCATCATGTGCGGATAGATCAACGCGACTTTGCCGACGAAGACCCGATCGGGGTAGCCGCGAAGCCGGACGCTGGCCTTTTGTCCGACCTCGATCAGTGAAAGATCGCGCTCGGCGACATCGGCCAACACCCAGACGACCTCGTGATCCGAGATCCGGAACAGAACGTCGCCGGGAGCCGCGCGCATGCCGTTGACGGCTGCGCGCTCCACGATCTCGCCGTCCTGCGGTGCAGGCCAGCTCACATAGGCCGGGATTTCGCGCGTACGCTCGATGTCGGCAATAAACGCCTCAGGGGCATCCAGATTTTCAAGGCGCCGGCGTGCGCCTTTCAAGGCTTGGTTGCTGATGCCGGCATCCGGGCGGGCATTGAGCGCCGAAAGATATTCGGCGGCGGCGCTCGACAGGTTCGGGCCGTAGATGCGCATCAGGCGCTGGCCCTTATGGACATGCGTGCCGGTAGTGACGTTTTCGACGGTATCGATAAAACCTTCGAAACGAAGCGACACGACCGATTTGCGCCGCTCGTCTTCCTGAACGGTGCCCGGTGCACGAACCACCGTGTTCAGGGCGCGCCGTTCCGCAATCTCGGTCTGAACACCTGTCTTTTGCAGTTTGCCCGTGCTGACCTTGACGGAAGAATCATCGTCCTGCTCGCCCTCATAGACGGGCAGATAGTCCATGCCCATCGAATCCTTCTTCGGTGTCGGCGAGGTGTCGGCAAGGCCCATCGGATTTCGGTAGTAGCGGATTTTGCCACGTTCTCCGCCCTTCGCGGTCATGGTTTCCGGAGCTTTCTCCTCGAAACTCACATCTTCGCTTGCGTGGACTGCGAGATAGTCCTTGCCCGCCGAAGTCTTCTTCGCAGTCAGCGAGTAGTCCGGCAGACCGTCCGGATCGCGGTAGTAGATGATCGGTCCGGTCGCTTCCGGCTGAGTTGGGCTCTGTTTCGCGGCCGCGGGCAGAACACCGTCGAGCCATCCGAGAGGCCGACCGTTCGAACGCCCAACAACCAATCCGACCAATCCGGCAGCCAGGACTGCGGACACGATCAAGAAAGCGCTTACTGGCCGTCTCATAGCGAACCTCCCGCCAAGCGTTCCATCTCAGCGCGCTTGAATCTGGCGGGCACCTGCGCACGAGAAGCGTATGATGTGCGCTTCCTCAGTGAGTTCGGAGCGGATCGCCGGCCGGTTACGTGCTCACGCTGACGTGAAGCCGCCCAATACGTTCCTCTCATAGCGAACCTCCCGCCAGACGTTCCATCTCCGCATATTTCGTCTGCAATTCCACCTTGAGCTTCAGCAAGTCGAGCTGAACCGCGCGAAGCCTTCGTTCCGACTCGAAAACTGAAGAAAGATCGGACGAGCCGGCCTGAAAACCGTTTCGCGCGTTGTCGACAGACGAGCGAGCCGGCGGTAGCTGACGCGTTGTATAGATTTGCGACGTTGTGCCATATCGCGATCGCAGCAACCCGAGGATCTCGTCATAGCGCCGTTTGATTTCGGTCGAGATTCCTACGGCTTCATACGCTGCGTTGTATTCACCATGCGCGGCAATGACCTGCGCAATCAGTTCGGTAACGGTCGCGCGTCCCTGGAATTTTGCGGCGTCGGCGTCCGATTGCGCAATATCGCGCTCGAGGCCGTATTTGCCCCAGAGCTTCACCTCTTGTTCAATGCCAAAGCGACGCTGCCCGACGCCAAGCCGGTTGACGTCCCACGCTTCAAGGATGAGGGTCGGATCGGCCAAAACGCCGGCCGTTCCGATCTTGTGGACCGCCGCATCGAAGTCGAGCGAGGCCGCCGCCACCGTCGGATTAAGGCGCTTGGCAATTGCGACGACGCTTTCCACCGTCGCGCCGGGCATGGTCTGATCGCCCGCCGCTGCCGGAGACAACCACAGCGCTGCGGTGGTTGCTCCAATTGCAGCGAGATAAGTGATTCCGACCGAGCGGATCACGGCGTCGCCTTAAGGACGAGCTTGCTTTCGACCGTGCCGGTCTCGCCCTGCACCTTGGCGCCGAGGGAGAGCTGCCAGCGGCCCGCCATCCCGAAGGTCGCTTTGAACTTATAGGTGCCGGGCTCGCCGCCCGGCACGGCTGCGATCTTGGTGGCCATCTCCTGCATGCCGTCGGGCGCCATGTCGAGGCGGGTGGCGAAGATCACCGCATCGGGCACCGGCTTGCCGGTCTTGGTATTCATCAGCCTGACGGTGATGACCTTGTCGGGGCCGGCCTGAACGGTCTGATCGACGAGTTCGAATTGATAGTCCTTGATGTCGGCGCGGGCGATGGCGGTCGAACCAGCCATGGCCATGCCGATCAGCGCGGCCTGCAAGGCGCGCGAGGAGCGAGACGTCTTCATTTCAAATCCTCAATAATTTCTGGTCGCCGCAAGGCGGCATGCGTTTATCCGCGCGGCTCTAAGGCCACGCGGCAGCAACCGGCGCAGCAAGCGCCGATCAAACCAGAATGCGAGGAGGATGCTCGGGAGGCGGATGGCCGAGGCCGTCGGGCCGGAAATCATTCTGCGGTCGAGCAAGACCAGACGACACCGCGAAAAACGGCTGGAACAGAGCCATCGTCATGCCGACAAAGCATTGCGCCGTGCAGGCCGCCATGAAGATGCACTTGTCGCAGCCGATAGGCATCGGAGCTGTCGGCGGACAACACGGCATTTCGCCTGCCATCTGGTCCGCCGATGCCGCCATGGACATATCGTCCGCCATCGCCGACATCGATGCATCGGAAGTCACGCCGGCCATCACGGGCGAGGACAGCGGGGCCAATACCAGCCCCGCGATCATCAGGATCGCGAGCAAACGGCGGATGGTGATCAGGCGTTTCACGTCAACAAAATACCACAAAACGACCCGGATTGATAGTCTGCCGAGCCTGACGACGGCGTGATCGGTCCGGCGCCGGCTTCGTCAACGCGGTGGGCGACCTTGTGCCATTCGGTGGCCGAATATGGAGCAGGCAATGGATGCTTTGCCGACCGCGAACACAGAGATAACGCAGTTCTTCCGCCAGTGGCTGGAAACCTTCGCGGGCTATGTCCGTGAGGTCGACTACGCCTCGGCAAGGCCGCTCTTCCATCCAGATGTGCTTGCCTTCGGCACGCACAACGATGTCATCCCCGGCCTGGATAAATGGGTCACGACGCAATGGGACAATGTCTGGCCGAAGACCACCGACTTCCGTTTCGTCCTTGAGCAGACATCGGTTCTGGCGTCCCCCGATGGCATGATGGCGATCGTGATCGCGCCGTGGACCAGCACGGGCTATCATCCCGATGGCAACCCGTTTCCGCGCCCCGGCCGCGCCACCATGGTGTTTTCCAGGAATGCCGATGGTTGGCTTTGCATGCATTCCCATATGTCGCTCAACCGTGGCGTGCCGCAGGTGAGTCATGCCAATCGACCGGTGAAGGCCTAGAGCATGATCCGGAAAAGTGGGTACTGGTTTTCCGAAAAGATCATGCTCAAACAAAAAGATAGAGCGGAATGACGATTCGAAGAAAAGTCATCACGCTCTAGTGGACCGCATCGAACGCTCGGTGCCCGCGCCTGACCGATGCCCTCATCAGGGCGCCGGGACCGCAGCTTAAGCTCACGTTGAACCCTCAGGAGGCTAGAACCCACCAAGAGTGGGCTGCATGAGCCCGGTTCACCCCGTCCAAGGTGGCGCGGAGATTTCAGGTGATGAATGCTGTCAGACAATCCTGCCGGCTCGGCACCATCGGAAGCGTTGTCGGCCTGTTGGCGCTCCTGGCGTCGGTGCTGACCCAATTGTTGCCGGCGGTCTTTCCGCCCGAACCCGCCAAGGTGATTGACGATGCCGGACCGAGAGTAAAGGACCATCTGATTTTCCGTGCCAAGCGACTTGAAATCAGATCTCGCGAGGCTTCCGAGCAACGCACTGTCGGCTACACATGGACCCAGGGACTTTCAACGGTGGCGGTCTCGCTGGGCTTGCTCGCCATTGCTCTCGCAGTCTTCTCGGTCATCCTGCGAGAAGAAAAACTCTTGGCAGGCGTCGCGGCCGCACTCGGCATCGCGGCCATCGCCGTCCAGGTGTTTTGGATGTTGATCGGCGTGGTGATCTTGATCGTGATCATCAACGCCCTCTTTTCTTAAAATCATCCCCGGAATTGCATCACTGGCTCGAGCCAGTCGCGAATGCCCGAGCGGACATCTAGTCTGAAGGGAGATGCCAGCGTCTTAGGACCAGAACCGGTCCTCTCGCTGCTCATCGCCTTGATACTCGCGGAAGTCGGTCGCCTTTCCGTTCTTCATCCGCCAGACGTGGATCTCCGGAAACGACGCGGAAAGCCCGTTTCGTTGAGCATTCACGGTGACCAAGACGACAACGAGATCATTTTCAGCCATCACATTGTGCACATCAATGCTGAACGCGCCTCTGGAGAGCTCCATCGTGCGCTGAAAAAAGCCTCCGATCTGATCGTGGCCTGTATAGTCGCCTGATAACGGGCTATGACCGGGAACGTGCCAGGTGATGCCCGCGTCGAAGGCCGCAAACACCGAAGGAACGTTTCCTTGCGCAAAGTCTTCGTAGGCTTTGCGAATAATCACGGAATTCGTATCGCTCATCGTTATCTCCTACATAAGAGTTAACACCCCCCTGCATCGCGTGCGGTGATTGCCTTTTGAAAAAGTCTCCCTGATCGATCGGGCGCTGTTGGTGGCGAAAGGTCAATGCGGCGCTTGCGTCAGTGCCCAGGCGTCTATCGCCCTTATCTTGTCCAGGCTCTCATCTTTCTGGCCGCGCACCATGAGCACGACGGCGTCGGCGCCGGCCTTGCGGTCGACCGCGATCTCCGCATATTCGGGCGACTCCTGAAATTCCATCGCGGCCGCCTGGTCGGTAAATTCTAGCACTACCACCTTGTCGCGCTCGAAAGGTCCCTCCAGCACCTGCGGCCGCTCATCGGCGACCAGGAGCCTGCCCTTGAACTTGCGAAAGACGTCGAAAAAATGTGCCTGGTAGCGGTCGTAAAGCTCGCGACGGGTGAATTTGAGCTGGGCGATGATGTACACGCTCATGCTGCTCGCGCTCCGGTCAGTGGTTGCGCGCGCCGACGATGAAGGCGTCAAGGCGGCGAGCGCTGATGATGGTGATGTGACCGCGCCGCTTGGTGATCAGTCCGAGCCGCTCAAGCTCGCCGAGCGCGATCGCAATCCAGTTTCGGCTAACGCCGACCATCTTGGCGAGTTCTTCCTGCGTCAGTCCGTCGACATGCAGCCGTAGACCGGCCGCATCACCGCTCTCCTGCCGTGCCAGTGATTTGAGTGTGCTGCAGAGGCGTACCGCGGCGCTGTCGAGTACTAGAGGTCCACTGCGCTCGATCGATTGGAGGGCGAGGATCGCCAACAGACGCGTGATGTTCCAGTGAAAGCGAGGCACCATGTTCAAACAATTCATGAAGTCAGTTCTTGTCATGACGGAAGCTGTGACCGGTTCCAGGGCGA is drawn from Bradyrhizobium lablabi and contains these coding sequences:
- a CDS encoding efflux RND transporter periplasmic adaptor subunit, whose product is MRRPVSAFLIVSAVLAAGLVGLVVGRSNGRPLGWLDGVLPAAAKQSPTQPEATGPIIYYRDPDGLPDYSLTAKKTSAGKDYLAVHASEDVSFEEKAPETMTAKGGERGKIRYYRNPMGLADTSPTPKKDSMGMDYLPVYEGEQDDDSSVKVSTGKLQKTGVQTEIAERRALNTVVRAPGTVQEDERRKSVVSLRFEGFIDTVENVTTGTHVHKGQRLMRIYGPNLSSAAAEYLSALNARPDAGISNQALKGARRRLENLDAPEAFIADIERTREIPAYVSWPAPQDGEIVERAAVNGMRAAPGDVLFRISDHEVVWVLADVAERDLSLIEVGQKASVRLRGYPDRVFVGKVALIYPHMMAETRTARIRIELPNPDEVLRPDMYADVEIATGAETPVLTVSSSAVLDSGERQIVLLDKGDGRFEPRAVKLGRRGDGRIEIREGLAENDKVVVSANFLIDAESNLKAALKGLDSGGKSP
- a CDS encoding TolC family protein produces the protein MIRSVGITYLAAIGATTAALWLSPAAAGDQTMPGATVESVVAIAKRLNPTVAAASLDFDAAVHKIGTAGVLADPTLILEAWDVNRLGVGQRRFGIEQEVKLWGKYGLERDIAQSDADAAKFQGRATVTELIAQVIAAHGEYNAAYEAVGISTEIKRRYDEILGLLRSRYGTTSQIYTTRQLPPARSSVDNARNGFQAGSSDLSSVFESERRLRAVQLDLLKLKVELQTKYAEMERLAGGSL
- a CDS encoding FixH family protein is translated as MKTSRSSRALQAALIGMAMAGSTAIARADIKDYQFELVDQTVQAGPDKVITVRLMNTKTGKPVPDAVIFATRLDMAPDGMQEMATKIAAVPGGEPGTYKFKATFGMAGRWQLSLGAKVQGETGTVESKLVLKATP
- a CDS encoding YybH family protein, with amino-acid sequence MDALPTANTEITQFFRQWLETFAGYVREVDYASARPLFHPDVLAFGTHNDVIPGLDKWVTTQWDNVWPKTTDFRFVLEQTSVLASPDGMMAIVIAPWTSTGYHPDGNPFPRPGRATMVFSRNADGWLCMHSHMSLNRGVPQVSHANRPVKA
- a CDS encoding nuclear transport factor 2 family protein, producing the protein MSDTNSVIIRKAYEDFAQGNVPSVFAAFDAGITWHVPGHSPLSGDYTGHDQIGGFFQRTMELSRGAFSIDVHNVMAENDLVVVLVTVNAQRNGLSASFPEIHVWRMKNGKATDFREYQGDEQREDRFWS
- a CDS encoding DUF1330 domain-containing protein, coding for MSVYIIAQLKFTRRELYDRYQAHFFDVFRKFKGRLLVADERPQVLEGPFERDKVVVLEFTDQAAAMEFQESPEYAEIAVDRKAGADAVVLMVRGQKDESLDKIRAIDAWALTQAPH
- a CDS encoding Crp/Fnr family transcriptional regulator, encoding MPPVVHAPMLSPKWSIATEGLDAEERQFILDRMRPLSFDPRAILFDQGEPSDTLVLLTEGRVRLYQTLESGEEFTFGLCIAGAILGLAALVTREPRILSAVALEPVTASVMTRTDFMNCLNMVPRFHWNITRLLAILALQSIERSGPLVLDSAAVRLCSTLKSLARQESGDAAGLRLHVDGLTQEELAKMVGVSRNWIAIALGELERLGLITKRRGHITIISARRLDAFIVGARNH